A stretch of DNA from bacterium:
CGCGGAAGCCGAGCGGGCCGGGTTCTGGAAGCTGGTCTCCAGGGTCTTCCCGCAGAACACGGCGAGCCTGCGTCTGCTCCGGTCGGTCGGCTTTCGCGAGGTGGGACGCTACGAAAAACACGGCAAGCTGGACGGCGCCTGGCTGGACACCGTGATCGTCGAGCGGCTGCTGCCGGCCAACATTCGGTGACGCCCGCGGCCGCGCCGGCCGGCCGCGGTAAGGAGGACGCATGGCCCGCTGGATGACCTACCCCGAGGAGAGCCCGCCGCAAGGAGTCGCGGCGCTCGCCGAGCGCATCGACCGCGACGGCGGGCACGTGCTCGCGGTCTACCGCGAGCCGGTCGGGGATCACTGGCAGATCTTCTGCCTGCTGCCGACGGACAAGGTCCAGGCGACGCCGTATCAGCGTGATCTCTCCCCGACGCACGTGAAACGGTTGCAGGCCGTGGTCAAGAAGCTCGACCGCGCCGTGGACCCGATCGTCGTGATGTCGCCGGAGCCGGGCACGTACTGGACGCCCAACGGCAATCACCGCCGGGAAGTGATGCGGAAGCTCAAGGCCGGCATGATCCCGGCGATCGTGGTCCCGGAGCCGGAGGTCGCGTTCCAGATCCTCGCCCTCAACACCGAGAAGGCCCACAATCTCAAGGACAAGGCGCTCGAGGTGATCCGCATGTACCGGGGCCTCGTCGAGTCCCAGCCGGCCAAGGGCGAGGACGACTACGCCTTCGAGTTCGAGGCGGCCCACTTCATCACGCTCGGGCTGCTGTACGAGACGAACAAGCGGTTTGCCGGCGGCGCCTTTGCCCCGATCCTCCGGCGCGTCGACGGGTTCCTCAAGGGCAACTTCCCGAAGACGCTCCGGCAGCGGGAGGAGCGCGCCGCGCTCGTGCGCCGGGCCGACGAGGCGCTCGGCGGCGTGGTCGAGCGCCTCAAGAAGCGAGGCCTGCGGCACCCCTACGTGAAGAACTTCGTGCTGGCCCGGACGACCCCGCTGACGCGGGCGCGCAAAACGCTGCCCGGCTTCGATCAGACCTTTACGAAGCTCGTCGACAACATCGAGGCGTTCGACATCTCGAAGGTCCGGTACGAGGACATCCAGCGCGCCGCGATCATGGCGGTCCCCGCCGCGACGTGACGCGTTCGCGCGCGCCTCAATGGGCGCCAGATTGCGGAATTTCCTAATTACGTGCCGGCCGGTAGCGAAGCAGCACGACCCCCAGGTCGAGCGCGTTGGGACTGACGAGTTCCAGCCTCGTCGTGGCCTACTTCAGGCCGTAGGCCACGACCGCCCGCGCGGCGCCGACGTAAACGCGCCCGTCGAAGACGGCCGGCGTGACGAACCGGTGCGTCGCGCCGGGCGAGTCGCCGCTCCCGGACGAATACAGCGCCGCGCCGGTACGGGCGTCGAAGGCATGGAGCACGCCGGCCGCCGTGTCGATCACCCAGACCACGGCGGCGCCGCCGGTGCCCGTCACCGCCGGCGCGCCGGGATCTCCCATCGACGGGCTGCACCAGGCGACGTCCATCGTCGCTCGGCGGGACTGGGCCGAGGCGCCGAGCCGCAGCGCGACGACGCCGCCGCTGCCGCGGCAGGGTTGGGGCTGTGCCCCGCGGCCCACGCCCGGCAGGTACACGAATCGTCCCGCCGGTCCCCCGTCCCAGTACGCGCCCGCCGAGAAGACGCGCCCGCCGCCCGAGCGGCAGTCGCCGAAGACGCACCGGCTGTACACGCCTTCGCCGCCGACCCCGTCGCCTTTCGCCACCCCGCCCATGTTGTCGCGGTTGATCAGGTAGGCGACCCCCTGCTTGCCCGCCGTGAACACGAGATGCGGGGTCGCGGTGTCCGGCTGGTCGGGCAGCACGATCGGCGTAACGGAGCCGAGGTCGGTGTCGGTGTCGTTGAGCGGCACGTAGTTGCTCGGCATGAAATAGTCGCGGGCCAAGCCGGAGAAGCGCAGCGCCGGGGCGGTCTCGAGCCGAAGCACGGCCTCGCCGAAGTCGACCCGCCCGCGGGAATCGCTGTTGCCGGTACCCGCGTACAGCCGGCCCTCGCCGTCCGCGGCCATCCCTCCGGGGGCCCAAATGCCTCCCATCCGGGTGGTCGGGGTCGCGTACGCTTCCTGCCTGGCCGGCGACGAGACCGGCACCGCCACGACCCATCCATGGTAGTCGCCGCAGTCGCCCCAATAGCCGCCGAAGGGCACGTACACGACCCCGTGCAGGAACGTCAGCGCGCCCCGCTGCTGCTGCGGCCCGGCATCGAACCGCACGCTGCCGGCGGGGGGCGGCTCGATCGTCACCGGCCAGCCCGGCCGCATCGTCCCGGCGTCGAGGCTGAGCGCCGCGATCCGGTACGCCCGGGTCCGGCCGCCGTCGGTGATCGTCTGCGCGACCGCGAAGAGCGTGCCGGACGCCCGGTCGACGACCGGCGTGCCGGTGATCCCCACGGGATCGATGTTGCCGCACGGGAGACTCGCGCGCGGCACGGGCGTGCCGAGGGACACGGGACCCCACAGCCGCGCGCCGGTGGCGGCGTCGAACGCGTAGACCGCGTCGTGCTCGGTGGCGGCGTAGACCACGGTCGTCGGCCGTCCGCGGACGGCGACGCCGGGGATGACGAGCGGCGATGCGTACAGGTCGCCCTCGACGCCGGCGGTCCAGAGACGCCGCAGCGAGCGCTGCCGGACCGCCGCGGCCGTGAGCACGTGCTCCTGGGGATCCCCGCCGGTCCGGGCGTCGTTGTAATGGTAGGTCGCCAGAGCCGCCGGCTCCACGGCGCCGGCCGTTCCGGCGGGCGAAAGGCCGCCGCCCGCGCCGCCGAGCGCGAGGACCGCGGCGACGGCGGCGCCGAGGAACCACAAGCGCTGTGGTGAACGCTTACACACCAGGACATACCTCCCGCGTGGGTGGGGGAAAACCTTCAGGACGATGGCTCGCATGATACCGCTCCCGGGTCACGACGGCCAGGGCACCCGCTGGCCCGCCTCGGCGCGCCACGCGGGGACGACGCTTGGCCGTGCGTTTGGGCGCTTCTGGCGGCACGGGGACCTGTTTCCCGCCGCGGCGATCAGCTTCTACGCGATCTTCTCGCTCCTGCCGCTGGCCATCCTGCTGCTCGTCAGTCTGCAACTGCTCTTTCCCGCCGACATGATCGCCCGCAACGTCGGCCGGGTGTTTGGCGGGCTAAGCGACACCGACATCCTCATCCGCACCATTCGCGACGCCTACAACCAGCACGGACGGCTCGGGTGGCTCGGAGGCATCACGCTCATCGCGGCGGCCGCCGGGGTGTTCACGGCCGTTCAGGTGGCGCTGAACCGCGTCTGGGAGGTTCCCGGCCGGCACTTCCACCTGCAGTTTCTGATCGGCGTCCTCATGGTGGCGACGTCGCTCCTCGTCTTCCTCGGGATGCTGGTGCTCCTCATCTCGACGCTCCGTTTCCTGCGGTTCAGCGAGGTGGGCGCCCTGTTGGGACATCCGCGCCTGCCGCGGAGCGGCCCGGCGAGTTTCTTGTCGGTCGTTACGTCGGTGGCGCAGTTCGGCGTCTTCTGGGTCGGGTACAAGGTCATGCCGAACGTCCGCATTCGCTGGCGCGACGCCTGGCTCGGCGCGCTCGTGGCCACGATCCTCTGGCATGTCATCGCGATCGGCATCGGCTGGTATCTCGAGGATGTGGCGGACTACTCGACCCTGTACCACCAGGTGCAGGCCCTCATCGCGCTGCTCGTCTGGGTGTACGCGCTCGCCTGCTGCTTCTTGTTCGGCGCGGAGTTCGTGGTCGAGTCAACGCCGTACCCGCACGTCGTTCGCGAGGCCGTAAAGCGGCCGCCGGCCGATGCTCTGGTCCGGCGGATACCCGCGGCCGCGGGCGACCGCTGACGTCCCGCCCACGGTGCGCCTTACGTGCGCGCGGTCACCGACTTGTACACCGGCGTGAGCCAGTGCCGGTACTCCGGCACCCGGCCTTCCGCGACCGCAAAGTACAGTTCCTGAAGCTTCCGCGTGAGCGGTCCCGGCCGCCCGGACCCGACGGGGTAGCGATCGACCGTGTTGACCGGGGTGACCTCCGCGCCGCTGCCGCAGAAGAACGCCTCGTCCGCGATGTACAGCTCGGTCCGGTCCACTTCGCGCTCCTCGACGGGGATGCGCAACACGTCGCGGGCCAGGTCGAGCACCGTGGCGCGCGTGATCGACTCCAGGATGTTGGCCGTGATCGGCGGCGTGACCAACCGGCCGCCCCGGATCATCATGAAGCACGCGCCCGGGCCCTCGGAGACCTTGCCGCGCTCATTCATCATGATCGGCGACCCGCTGTAGCCGTTCAACCGGGCCTCCATCCAGGCGAACCGCGAGTTGTGATAGTTGGCGCCCGCCTTCACGCGCGGCGGCACGGAGACGTCCGCGATCCGCGTCCAGGTGCTCACGCACGAGTCGACGCCCTCCGCAATCCCCTTGCCGTGCGGCGCCAGACGCGGCAGGATAAACCCGCCCACGCGCTCCTGGCCGGCCTGCGCCGCGCCCTCTTCTTCGCCGGCGTACAGGGTGAGCCGGAACCAGACGGTCCCTTGGAATTTGTTCGCCTTGATCACGTCGATCTCGGCCTGGGTCAGCTCGTCCGCCGACCACGGGATCGGCATCCGCATGATCTTCGCGGAGTTCCACAGGCGCGCCATGTGGTCGGCGTTGCGAAAGATGTACAGCTCGCGCTCGTCGGCGTTCCAGTACGCGCGCACGCCCTCGAAGATGTTGGCGCCGCGCAGCACCGTCGCGGTCGAGACGTGCACCGTGGCCTCGTCCCAGGGTACGATCTTGCCGTCGAACCACAGCTGCGTTGCTCGGTCTTGAGCCATCGAACCCGCGCCTCCGAATGAGCCGTTGATTACTTGGCCCGGGACTTTTCGCCGCCGTCGAGGTTCAACTCCTGGGCCGCGTCGAGGATTCCCGCCCAGAGATCGCCGGCGCGCGCCAGGCGGTCGAACACCGTGACGATGGTCCACTGCAGCGGATCGAACCCCGCCTCGAGCTCCTCCCACGTCACCGGCACGCTGACCGCCGCCTCGGGAATCGGCCGCAGGCTGTAGACGCTCGCCATCGTCTTGCCGCGCGCGTTCTGATTGTAGTCGAGAAAGACCTTGCCGATCCGCTGCTCCACGGGCCAGGCGGTCGTCAGTTCATCGGGATGCCCCGCCGCCAGCCACTCGAGGAGCGTCTTGGCGAACGCGTGCGTCTGCGCGTAGGTGTAGCGGCGCCGGATCGGGACCAGGACGTGGAGCCCGGTCTTGCCGGAGGTCTTGACGAAGGCGCGCAGACCGAGCCCGTCGAGCGCCTCGCGCACCCAGAGCGCGGCCCGGCGGGCGCCGGCGAAGCCCCGCCGGCTGTAGTCCGGATCCTTCTCGCCGTGGCGCACCACCGGCGTCTCGCCCTTCGGAAAAATGAACGGGTCGATGTCGAACACGACGACGTCGGGAAAGTTGAGCGTGCTCGACGCGATCGCCGCCTCCGAGCCGCCGAAGACGGTCGTCGGCCGCCTCGCCCCGCGCGGCCATCCCTCCCGCGCCGGTGAGATCGGCGTGACGCGGGAGAACCACGGATGCATCTCGATGCACCCGAGCTGCGCCAGCCACAGCAGCACCCTCTCGTCCGCGCCGATGATGAGCTGATTGTTGCGATCGCCCTGATCGGACCAGACCCGCTCGGTCCGCACGAACGGCGGCGCGTCGGGCGCGTCCTTTTGGAAGAAATCGTCGCCGTCGATGCCGTTCGGCCACCGGCGCAGCGTGAGCGGCCGGTCTCGCAGGTGCGGCACGAGGTAGGGCGCGATACGGCGATAGTACTCGATCACGTCCCCCTTCGTGTAGCCGGTGCCCGGGAAGAAGACTTTGTCCAGGTTGGTGAAGGCGACGTCCTGCGGCGGCCGCACCCGGAGCGCCGGGGAGGTGGGGCGGGACCGCGGGGCCGCGGCCGGGACGGGCCGCGCCGCCGGCCGTGCCGTCGTTTCCGCCGGTGCCGCGGAGGGAGCGTCTGCGGGCGCCGGGCGCTCGAGGCGCACCTCCCGCGGCGCGACGTCGTCCCGCAGGCCGACGAAAGTCGGGAAGCGCAGCAACCCGTCGGGCGTCCACTCGCCGTACTCGACCTCGACGACGACCTCGGGCCGGACCCACGTGACGGGGCCGGGCACGTCCGGCCGCTTCGCGAACGGACAGCCCTTGGTCTCGAGCGGTCCGAGCCGGCGGCGGAGCCGCGCCAGGTCGGTCTCGGCAAAACCGCCGCCCGTCTGCCCGATGTGGACGAGCGCGCCGGTGTCGTCGTACTGCCCCAACACGAGCGCGCCGAACGACGTCGACCGGGCCCCCCGGCCGCGCGTCAGCCCGCCGACCACGGCTTCGAGCGTCCTGCGGATCTTGATCTTGATCCAGTCGGCGCTGCGGACCCCGGGCCGGTAGACGCCCGCGGCCTTCTTGGCCACGATGCCCTCGAACCCGTGCCGGCGGGCCGCGTCGAATAGGGTCGTGCCGCGCTCCTCGACGACGTCGGCCTTGATGAGCCCGGCCGGCAGGGCGAGAGCGTCGAGCGCCGCCCGGCGCTCGACGAAGGGACGAGTCCGGAGATCCCGGCCGTCGAGGTAGAGACAATCGAACACCGCGTAGGCCACCTGCACCTCCCCCGCGGCCGGGCGGTCGCCCGCTTCGGCGTTGAGGTGCAAGCGCTGCTGCAGGCGGTGGAAACTCGGCCGGCCCTCGTCGTTCGGCGCGAAGATTTCGCCGTCCAACACGGCGCTCGCCACGTCGACCTCCGCCAGCGCGTCGACGATCTCGGGAAACTGCGCGTTGAGCCGGCGGAGGCTGCGCCCGTACAGGACGATCGCCTGCGCCGGGCCCTGCCGGTTCAGGAACGCGAGCGCGCGCACGCCGTCCCATTTGACCTCGAAGAACCATCCGGCGCGGTCGAACGGCTCGCGCGCCGGCTCGGCCAGCATGGGACGAAACGGCGCGGGAAAGGAATCGGTGGCCACGGCGCGGCGCGCCGCACCCCGGCGCGGCGCCGGCTTGGCGGACGCGCGCGCCGATCGTGGAAGCGGCAGAACGGCCCTGCGCTCGTCCGGGGGGCCGGACGTCCACCGCGACCCGCGGTCCCCGGCGATCTCCTCGATGGTGCGCCCGCTGGCCACCGAGCGGCGGCCGGCCGCGGTGAACCCGCTCTCCGCGTACTCGTCCTTTCCTTTAAAGAGCAGCCAGTCCCGCCCGTTGTTGCGCTTCGTCCGGACGAAGTGAAACTCGCCCCGCAGGCGCTCGCCGTCGAAATCGAGCGTGAGCTTGCCCCGCTCGAACGCCGCGGCGGGGTCGCCTTCGCGGCAGGTGTAGGTCCCCCGGTCCCACAACAGCACGGTGCCGGCTCCATAATTGCCCGGCGGGATCACGCCTTCGAAGTCGCCGTACTCGATCGGATGGTCCTCGACGAGGACGGCCAGCCGTTTGTCCGCGGGGTCGAGCGACGGGCCTTTGGGAATGGCCCAGGAGCGCAGCACGCCGGCCATCTCGAGCCGCAGGTCCCAGTGCAGGCGCGTCGCGTGATGCTCCTGGACGACGAAGCGCGGCGGCTGCCCCGCGCCGCTCGGGCCTCCGGCGCGGGCCGGGGCGCCCTCACCGCGGGGCTCGGGCGTCCGCTCGAAGCTTCGCTTCCGCCGGTACGTCTCGAGCGTCATCGCCGTCCCGCATCCGCGGGGCCCGCAGAGAGCGCCATGAGCCGCTCCGCATACGTGATGGCCTCGGGCCCGGTGTCGTGCGTGAAATAGCAGAATACCGGGCGCAGATCCGGCACGGTCCCGAGATGCTCGGCCCACGCGCCGAGGTCCTCGTCGGTGTACTTCAGGCGATGCAGCCGGTAGTATCCCCAGGGCGCCGTATGCACGCGGGGATCGGCCGAATCATCGTCCTCGGCGATGCACAGCGCGGCCCGATAGGTTCGCAGCGTCTCGTAGACCGCGTCGTCGTGCCACGTCGCGTGCCGGAACTCGAGCGCCACATACGGCAGGGGCGGCAGGCTCGCGAGAAACTGCTGCAGGAGCGGAAGATCGCGCTTGAACGTCGGCGGGAACTGGAACAGCACCGGGCCGAGGCGCGGCCCCAGCACCGTCACGCGCTCGTACAGCCACCGCACGTCGTCGTCGACGTCGCGCAGCCGCTTCATGTGCGTGATGCGGCGGTGCGCCTTGATCGTGAACCGGAAGGCCTCCGGGGTCTGGGCCTTCCACGCCTCGAAGGTCTCGGCGGCCGGCATCCGGTAGAACGAGGCGTTGATCTCCACGGTCGGCAGGCGCGCCGCGTAGTATGCCAGGAACCGGTCGGCCGGCAGCTCCGCCGGATAGAACGCGCCCTTCCACTCCTTGAACCCGAACCCCGACGTCCCGGCCAGGACGCGCGGCGGCGCGGCGGCGGCGGGCGCGGACGGCTCGGACACCGGGTTCATCCCTCCGTGCGCATAAGGAGTCCCAGCTCCCGCGCGACCCACATCACCCGGGCGAAGACCCCCGCCGCGATCGCGAAGAGCACCCCGTTCAGGACCAGGGCCCACCCGGCGTATCCCCACGGAAGCGTCCGCCCGGCCAGCACCGTCCGCATGCCCTCGAACGCGTACGTGGTCGGGAGCAGCCACGCGACGTGCTGCAGCGCCGGCGGCAGGATCTGCACGGGATAGAAGACCGCGGAGAACGGCTGGAAGAGGAACGCCACGGCCCACGCCAGCACCTCGGCGCCCTGACCGTACCGGAGAATGAGCGCCGTGGTGATGATCCCCATCCCCCACGCGGACAGAATCAGGTTCACGACGAACGGCAGGAGCGCCGGCGCGTAGGGGAAGATGTTGAACGCGTAGAGCGCGAGCGCGAGACCCGACAGCAACAGGCCGATCACCACGACTTTGACGACGCCGAGAAACATCGTCGCGCCGAGAAACTCCGGGATGCTGATCGGGCTCACAAACACGTTCACGAGATTGCGGGTCCAGATGTCCTCCAGGAACGAGACCGAGATCGCCTGCTGGACCCGGAAGAAGATGTCCCACAGAATCATCCCGCCGACCAGAAACGCGATCGCGACCGCCCCGCCGCCCCGCAGCTTCGCCACGTATACGCTGAGGAAGCCCCATACGAGGAGATCGAGCACCGGCCAGTAGACCACCTCGAGCGACCGGATCATGCTGCGCCGGTAGAGATACAGTTGCCGCAGCAGCAGGCCCGACACCCGCTCCAGGCTGAAGCCCGGGCTCGGAACAGCCCTCCGGACCGGCCCCCCGGCGGGGACGGCGGCGGCGCTCACACGGGGGCCTCTTCGCGCGCGAGATCGAGGAACATCTGCTCGAGCGTCGCGCGGTCGAACCGCCGCAGCACGTCGCCGGGCGCGCCGTCGGCGATGATGCGGCCGCGATGCAGGAACAGAATCCGGTCGCTCAGCCGCTCGACTTCCTGCATGTTGTGCGAGGTGTAGAAGATCGTCATCCCCCGCTCGGCGCGGATCGCGCGCAGCGCCGCGCGCACACGGTCGGCGCCGTCGGGATCGAGGCTGGCGGTCGGCTCGTCGAGGAACAGTACTGCGGGATCGTTGAGCAGCGCCTTGACCAGTCCGAAGCGCGTCCCCTCGCCGGACGAGAGCTGCCCGGTGCGGCGGCGCCACAGGCCCGGGAGGCCCATCCGCCCGAGCAGGTCCTCCATCTCCCCGCGCGACTTGCGCACCCCGTACAGCCGCGCGAACACGGTGAGGTTCTCGCCGAGCGTGAGGTTGCCCGGCAGCGACACGTACGGCGAGGTGAAATTGACGCGCGCGAGAATCGCCTGGCGCGCCTCGGGCATCGGCAGGCCCAGGATCTCGACGCGCCCCCGCGTCGGCCGCAGGAGCCCGAGCAGCATCCCGATCGTCGTCGTCTTGCCCGCGCCGTTCGGCCCGAGAAACCCGACGATCGCACCGGCCGGCACGGCGAACGACACGTCGTCGACGACGACGGCGCCGCCGAACCGCTTGGTGAGATGGCTGGCCACGATGACCCCGGAGCCGGGGCCTGCGGGAGGGGTGGTACGCGCCACGGCTGCATTATACACTGGGAGCCGTCGTGACGCCGTCTCCCCCCAACATCCGCCGCGGCCAGCTCTACGCCATCGCGGCGATGGTGATCTGGAGCACGAACTTCATGATCGGCCGCGAGCTCCGCAACGCCCTCACGCCGGGGACGATCGCGGCCTTCCGGGCGCTGGTCGCCGGCGTGCCGATGGGCCTCTGGATCCTGGCGACGCACGAGTGGCCGCGCGAAGGCCGCCGGCTGGTGGGCCCGATGGTGGGCCTCGGCCTGCTCGGCATCGTCACGAGTCAATACCTCACGTACCTGGCGCTGCACTGGAGTCTCGCGACGAACGTGATCATCCTCAACGCCGCGAGCCCGCTCGTAACCGCGACGATCGCGGTGCTCGTCGGCATGGCGTCTTTCTCGCCCGGGTTGTTCCGGGGCCTTGCGATTTCCGTCGCGGGCGCGTTCCTCGTGACCGCGTTCGGCAGCACGGGCGGCGCGCGCCTGGAGGCGGATCCCGGCGCGCTCCTGGTGATCGCCACGATGGTCACGTGGGGCTTCTACAACCTCGGCGTGCAGCGCCTCAGCCTGACGCTGTCGCCGCTCGTCGTGACGTCCGGCGCGATGCTGGCCGGGTTTCCGTTCTTGCTGGCCGTGGTGGCGGTCGAGCATCCCGCCCATCTGTGGGCGGCGGTCCGGGCGCACCTTCCGGTGCTGCTGTACCTCGCGATCGGGCCGTCCGCGGTCGCGTATGCCTGCTGGAGCGCCGCGGTGCGCGACCTCGGCGCGGACTACGCGATGCTCTTCAACAATCTCCTGCCGATCTTCGGCATGATCCTCGGCGGGCTCGTGCTGCACGAGCCGGTCGCGCTCGTCCAGGTGCTCTCGTCCGCGCTGATCATCTCGGGCATCCTGGTGGCGTTCCGATCGCTCGCCGTCGGCGCGCGCTGAGTCGCGTCTCCGGCGCCCGGCCCGGTGCGCGGTCTACGCCGGACCCGGCTTTCGCGCGCGGACGAACGCGCTCATGAACTTCTCCCGGACGAGCGGCGCCACCGCGTCCACGTCGACGCCGCGGCCGGAGAGGAACGCCCGCGCGTCGTCGATCGCGTAGATCCGCGTCGGCTCGATCGCGATCCCGGTAAACCCCGCGCGGGCGAGCTTCGAGATGTACTCGGATTCTTCGAGCGCGCCCGCCACGCAGCCGACCCACAACTCCATGTTGCGCCGGATGTCCTGCGGCACCTCACCCCGGACCACGACGTCCGACACGGCGAACCGGCCGCCGGGCCGGAGCACGCGGTGGGCTTCGGCGAAGACCCGGTCTTTGTCCGCGGACAGATTGATGACGCAGTTCGAGATGATGACGTCCACGGAGCCGTCGGGCAGCGGGACGTGCTCGATCTCGCCCTTGAGGAATTCGACGTTTTCGAGGCCGGCCTTCCGCTGGTTCTCCCGCGCCAGCGCCAGCATCTCGTCCGTCATGTCGAGACCGTAGGCCTTCCCCGACGGTCCGACCCGCTTGGCGGACAGGAGGACGTCGATCCCGCCGCCGGACCCGAGGTCCAGGACGGTCTCTCCCGGCCGCAGGTCGGCCAGCGCGGTGGGATTGCCGCAGCCGAGCGACGCGAGGACGGCCTCCGGCGGCAGATCGCCGATGTCGTGAGCACCGTACAAGTTTGCGGTGATGGGATCGTCGCAGCCCGGTGTGCCGCAGCCGCCGACGCTTCCGCAGCAGTCGCCGCCGCGCTCTGGGGCCTGCCCGCGTTCCGGGGCGCCGACGCGGCGCGCGGCGTCGGCGTACTTCTCCCTCACCGCCTCTTTGATGTCGATCCGGCGCTCCATCGTATCACCCCCGAGGCGTCTTGCGGTTTGGCGCGGCCACGCTCACCCACGCGATCTCTTTGGGATCGACGGCGCCGGTGCGCGTGCAGCATTCGGCGTACAGGAACCCCAGCAGGTCGCGCAGGGTGCCGGTGCTCGCGGTGTACCGAAGGAACGTGCCCTCCCGCCGCACGCCGACGAGACCTTCGTGACGCAGTTTTTCGAGGTGGTGGGACAACGTCGACGCCGGCACGTCCAGCTCCGCCTGGATGTCGCCGGCCACGAGGCCCTGCGGATGCGCCGAGAGGAGCAGCCGCAGAATCCGGAGCCGGGCCTCGGTGCCGATCGCCGAAAACATGTCCGCGTACCGGGCGACTTCCTCCGTCCCGCCGCGTGCCCGCGATTCGTCCATTGAGGGAGCCTTCCCAATAGCTTCCATATTTCGGAAATTACCGAAATATTTGCCCGTTGTCAAGGGGCGACGGCATCCGCCTCGATCTCGACGAGCATCGCCGGATCGACCAGCCGGGTCACCGCCACGAGCGTGCAGGCGGGACGGATGTGGCGGAACACCTCCCCATGCGCCCGTCCGACCGCTTCCCAGTCCGCGATGTTGACGACGAAGATCCTGGTGCGCACAACATCTTCCAGGCGGCATTCGAGCCCTCGCAAGGCCGCGTCGATGTTCTTGAAGATCTGCACCGCCTGCGCGTAGGCGTCGCCCGCGCCGACGATCCGGCCCGCGGCATCGGTCGCCGTGGTCCCCGCCACGTGCACGGTCGGTCCCATGCGGACGGCCCGCGAGTACCCGACAACCGGCTCCCACGGCGTGCCGGACGAAAATGTCCGCCGTTCCATCGCTCACCTCCCCGGAATACTTGCGGCGCGGCAAGAGCGGCGCGTGCCGTCCCGCCTCGATCCGTCGCATCCGCCCGCCCGTGTTCGCGACCCTAACTGAGCGGCGTTCGCTGCACCATCAGCACGCTGTAGTCGAGGTTCTCGGCGGCGATCCCGATCTGGCGCAGCATCGCCATGACCTGCGCACGGTGGTGGATCTCGTGAAAGAGCACCTGTCCCGCGA
This window harbors:
- a CDS encoding branched-chain amino acid transaminase; translated protein: MAQDRATQLWFDGKIVPWDEATVHVSTATVLRGANIFEGVRAYWNADERELYIFRNADHMARLWNSAKIMRMPIPWSADELTQAEIDVIKANKFQGTVWFRLTLYAGEEEGAAQAGQERVGGFILPRLAPHGKGIAEGVDSCVSTWTRIADVSVPPRVKAGANYHNSRFAWMEARLNGYSGSPIMMNERGKVSEGPGACFMMIRGGRLVTPPITANILESITRATVLDLARDVLRIPVEEREVDRTELYIADEAFFCGSGAEVTPVNTVDRYPVGSGRPGPLTRKLQELYFAVAEGRVPEYRHWLTPVYKSVTART
- a CDS encoding DUF72 domain-containing protein, translating into MSEPSAPAAAAPPRVLAGTSGFGFKEWKGAFYPAELPADRFLAYYAARLPTVEINASFYRMPAAETFEAWKAQTPEAFRFTIKAHRRITHMKRLRDVDDDVRWLYERVTVLGPRLGPVLFQFPPTFKRDLPLLQQFLASLPPLPYVALEFRHATWHDDAVYETLRTYRAALCIAEDDDSADPRVHTAPWGYYRLHRLKYTDEDLGAWAEHLGTVPDLRPVFCYFTHDTGPEAITYAERLMALSAGPADAGRR
- a CDS encoding chromosome partitioning protein ParB; this translates as MARWMTYPEESPPQGVAALAERIDRDGGHVLAVYREPVGDHWQIFCLLPTDKVQATPYQRDLSPTHVKRLQAVVKKLDRAVDPIVVMSPEPGTYWTPNGNHRREVMRKLKAGMIPAIVVPEPEVAFQILALNTEKAHNLKDKALEVIRMYRGLVESQPAKGEDDYAFEFEAAHFITLGLLYETNKRFAGGAFAPILRRVDGFLKGNFPKTLRQREERAALVRRADEALGGVVERLKKRGLRHPYVKNFVLARTTPLTRARKTLPGFDQTFTKLVDNIEAFDISKVRYEDIQRAAIMAVPAAT
- a CDS encoding YihY/virulence factor BrkB family protein, with amino-acid sequence MIPLPGHDGQGTRWPASARHAGTTLGRAFGRFWRHGDLFPAAAISFYAIFSLLPLAILLLVSLQLLFPADMIARNVGRVFGGLSDTDILIRTIRDAYNQHGRLGWLGGITLIAAAAGVFTAVQVALNRVWEVPGRHFHLQFLIGVLMVATSLLVFLGMLVLLISTLRFLRFSEVGALLGHPRLPRSGPASFLSVVTSVAQFGVFWVGYKVMPNVRIRWRDAWLGALVATILWHVIAIGIGWYLEDVADYSTLYHQVQALIALLVWVYALACCFLFGAEFVVESTPYPHVVREAVKRPPADALVRRIPAAAGDR
- the ligD gene encoding non-homologous end-joining DNA ligase — translated: MTLETYRRKRSFERTPEPRGEGAPARAGGPSGAGQPPRFVVQEHHATRLHWDLRLEMAGVLRSWAIPKGPSLDPADKRLAVLVEDHPIEYGDFEGVIPPGNYGAGTVLLWDRGTYTCREGDPAAAFERGKLTLDFDGERLRGEFHFVRTKRNNGRDWLLFKGKDEYAESGFTAAGRRSVASGRTIEEIAGDRGSRWTSGPPDERRAVLPLPRSARASAKPAPRRGAARRAVATDSFPAPFRPMLAEPAREPFDRAGWFFEVKWDGVRALAFLNRQGPAQAIVLYGRSLRRLNAQFPEIVDALAEVDVASAVLDGEIFAPNDEGRPSFHRLQQRLHLNAEAGDRPAAGEVQVAYAVFDCLYLDGRDLRTRPFVERRAALDALALPAGLIKADVVEERGTTLFDAARRHGFEGIVAKKAAGVYRPGVRSADWIKIKIRRTLEAVVGGLTRGRGARSTSFGALVLGQYDDTGALVHIGQTGGGFAETDLARLRRRLGPLETKGCPFAKRPDVPGPVTWVRPEVVVEVEYGEWTPDGLLRFPTFVGLRDDVAPREVRLERPAPADAPSAAPAETTARPAARPVPAAAPRSRPTSPALRVRPPQDVAFTNLDKVFFPGTGYTKGDVIEYYRRIAPYLVPHLRDRPLTLRRWPNGIDGDDFFQKDAPDAPPFVRTERVWSDQGDRNNQLIIGADERVLLWLAQLGCIEMHPWFSRVTPISPAREGWPRGARRPTTVFGGSEAAIASSTLNFPDVVVFDIDPFIFPKGETPVVRHGEKDPDYSRRGFAGARRAALWVREALDGLGLRAFVKTSGKTGLHVLVPIRRRYTYAQTHAFAKTLLEWLAAGHPDELTTAWPVEQRIGKVFLDYNQNARGKTMASVYSLRPIPEAAVSVPVTWEELEAGFDPLQWTIVTVFDRLARAGDLWAGILDAAQELNLDGGEKSRAK
- a CDS encoding ABC transporter ATP-binding protein, with the protein product MASHLTKRFGGAVVVDDVSFAVPAGAIVGFLGPNGAGKTTTIGMLLGLLRPTRGRVEILGLPMPEARQAILARVNFTSPYVSLPGNLTLGENLTVFARLYGVRKSRGEMEDLLGRMGLPGLWRRRTGQLSSGEGTRFGLVKALLNDPAVLFLDEPTASLDPDGADRVRAALRAIRAERGMTIFYTSHNMQEVERLSDRILFLHRGRIIADGAPGDVLRRFDRATLEQMFLDLAREEAPV
- a CDS encoding ABC transporter permease, with translation MSAAAVPAGGPVRRAVPSPGFSLERVSGLLLRQLYLYRRSMIRSLEVVYWPVLDLLVWGFLSVYVAKLRGGGAVAIAFLVGGMILWDIFFRVQQAISVSFLEDIWTRNLVNVFVSPISIPEFLGATMFLGVVKVVVIGLLLSGLALALYAFNIFPYAPALLPFVVNLILSAWGMGIITTALILRYGQGAEVLAWAVAFLFQPFSAVFYPVQILPPALQHVAWLLPTTYAFEGMRTVLAGRTLPWGYAGWALVLNGVLFAIAAGVFARVMWVARELGLLMRTEG